Genomic segment of Peromyscus leucopus breed LL Stock chromosome 23, UCI_PerLeu_2.1, whole genome shotgun sequence:
ggtctaataaagagctgaacagccaataggtaggcaggagagggaaataggcggggctggcaggcagagagaataaatagaatgagaggagaggcaagagtgaaaaaaggaaaaggaggataccaggggccagccaccagccacccagccaaccagccacccagcacacagccacacagccacacagccacacagccagctatggagtaagaaggaaagaaagtagactagagaaaggtaaaagcccagaggcaaaagttagatgacataatttaagaaaagctggcaagaaataagcccagctaaggccaggcatttataagaaagagtgagtctccatgtatttatttgggagctgggtagcaagGCCCCAAAGagtaagagttaaaaaaaaaaaaaatcaaccacagGATAACCAATGctacaaattgttctctgatctacacacacacacacacacacacacacacacacacacacacacaaaaaataaatataaaagaagttcaaagtcatccgtGATTATTATAGAGttcaagctaaggctgagctatGCAAGACTGTTTTGAAAAcgacaacaaacaaaaacaaacagggctggagagatggtttagcagttaagtgtgcttgttgctcttccaaaggacctgagttcagatcccagcacccatgtcaggctgctcactgtggtgatattttgtttgtactctaacaaataaaatttgccagaagatcagaggacagagccagccactagattaaacagaggccaggcagtggtggctcacacctttaatcctagcactcaagaggcagagatccgtttggatctctgtgagttcaaatccaccctGGACTACtggagattaatccagtctaagagaaacagagccaggcaggagtggcacacacctttaatcccagcacttggaatctcatgcctttgctcccagtatttgggaagcacacacgccatcaatcccagcactagaaaggttgagacaggaaatgatatagctgggcggagaaaggcatataaggcatgaggagacaagaactcagtcctttcggctgaggactcagaggcattcagtctgaggatttgtggagacaggatcttcctttttccgctgaggagttggtgaggtgagaagtggctatggcttgtttcctctgatctttcagcatttaccacaaCATCCAGCtccagggttttttgttgttgttgttgttgtttgtttttattttgttttgttttgttttttccgagacagggttcctctgtgtagtttttggtgcctgtcttggaactcgctctgtagaccaggctggcctcgaattcacagagatccgcctggctctgcctccccagtgctaggattaatgatgtgcaccaccactgcccggcagctccgggtttttattacaagaccaATTCATgcaacagctcacaaccatgtataacgccagctccaggggatccaatgccttcttctggcttctgtgtgatCCCTGCACTCaaatacacatacccacacacagacacatatacatacatataatttaaaaatgaccaGAAACTCCCAAAGGAACCATTCTCCTAGGTCCGAGTCTAGACCAGGCGAGTTTGGTGGAGGCCACACTGCTCAGAGAGTAACTGAACTTGGAAACTAATGAGAACGGATGGTTCTTTCTGAAACTGTGTGCACCAAAGCCAACCTCCCAGACTAGCCCAGCACTTATCTCTTCAGCCTCCAGGAGGCATCCCAGAGAACATTCTTCAGTTCCATGTTAACAGATTTACACATAActatgaaagacatttaagaggGAACGATAGAGccaagccccaccccctttttaaaGCCTTTATATATAGTTCATGGctctttcaataatttttttgttatcgTTGTTTGAGGCTCAGTCTCATGCATGCTGGCCTCAACCCACTATGtagccaggatgaccttgaatgtctgatccCCCTGTTACCACCTTCTAGgtgatgggattacaggggtgcccCCACATGCCActttgtgcgtgcatgtgcacatgtgtgtacagatgcagGTACatgcatatagaggccagaagacaaccttgggtattgttccttattttaatgtgtttttgctgtcactgacctggaattcatcaagctggctagactggctaacccacacacaccaattttttaaaacctgattaattaaatatatatatatatattccacagAGCTGGGAGTGCAACTCATTGAAAAAACACCTGCTAAGTATGTGCAACACCataggtttgaatcccagcaccacaaaaagaaaattccataatGCCTATAAAACTGTttagaaaaaatttattttgaacaCATGAAAGGAAAATTTAGAGATAccccaaataaaacacagaagatCCTTTCCAAGGTGACGGGGAACCCCAACAGGTGTCCCTGAGCAGTGCCCAGTGCTGCATACAAGTGCGGGTCTCTCCCTCCACACTCTGAGCTCATGGAGCTGCCGAAAACTTGGGTTAATGGCAGAGACACGTCACATTCCTGAGGCAGGGCAAATGGACCCGAGAGGCGGCTTACCCGCCAGCATTCCCTGGTGGCGGGCTGAGAGTGTCTGTGCGTGAGTGATACCATCACTCTGGGACCGGCATATTTAAAAACACCCGCAGAGCTCTCGGCAGAGGGCTGAGTGCGCTCCCTTCCATCCATCCAATCTGGATATTTAACAGGACCAGGTAGGAAGCACCCAGGCAACGGCAACTTGGGACATCAGTACCAAGATGGTTCTGCCAGCTGGAAGGACCACCTGCTGCCTTCCAGGGGTCCTTGTTCATGGGGCCAGCACCCCTCTCTGAAGGCTTCCTTGGCCCAGGTGCAAGGCACACAGCCGCTTGGCGGCTCAGAATGGCCAGCCTAGCGGATGGGCCTGAATGGAAATGTCACGCCTGAGATGAAGGTGTGCCCTGGGTGCGTAGGCAGGGCTGGGTGGGCAGCTGGGTGGGCTGGCACAGCCCCATAGGCAAGCGGGGGGGTGTGGATGTGCGGGTAGAAGCCAGGGGGAAGGGCGGTGTGTGGCGACTGCTGCACTGGGCCTGAGATCACCAGCTGGAGCAGGCTGCAAACGCAAGGAGAGAGATTAGGACCGAGGCCCCAAACCCAGTGTGGCCACTTGGGCCTCTGGCCTGCTCTCCCAGACTGTACAAGCCTGATagcacaggcctgtcatcccagcactccagctGTTCTGTCTCCCTGAACCTGGTGCCTCACACAGCTCATGAGTCAGGGGCTCCTGGCAGGTGAACTTGAAGCACAGGAGACTAGGGAAGCGATCTGCAGGATCTAGGCCAGGACTGAGAGAGAAGGACCTGCAGGGAAAAAGCTACAGGCCCACCAAGGATGGGTAGAGGTGGTCTACACTGGGAACCATGGGCCATGTGAAACTATCCATGTGATGATATCCACATCCCTCAACCCTCAGAACTTGAGGCTCAAGGAAGTAgcctctgtgctggctagttttatgtcaacttgatacaaactagcattatcagaaaggaaggagcctccattgagaaaatgattCCATAAGATCCGActgtagggcactttcttaattagtgactgatgtggtgggcccagcccattgtgggtggtggcaCCCCTGGgctttctataagaaagcaggctgagcaagtcatgagcaagccagtaagcagcacctctccatggcctctgcatcagccaaacttcctttaatgatgaacagtgacatgtcaagccaggcggtggtagcacacgcctttgatcccagcactcgaggggcagaggcaggcggatttctgtgagtttgaggccagcctggtctacttagtaaattccaggaaaggcttcaaagctacacatagaaaccctgcccaccccaaaaaacaaacaaacaaacaaacaaaagtgtaagccaattaaaataaagcctttcttccccaagttgctttggtcatggtgtttcatcacagcaatagtagccctaactaagatagcttccatgccagcctgggccaATGCCCATTCACAGCGCTATCTGAGGACAGCAACATGGCCATCAGGAAAATGTCAATTCTGATTGAGTCTTGACTGCATTCCATACATAAGCCCCACAAAAGTGGCTTTTCAAACGACCCTGAGATCTAGAGTCCAATGCATCTCAGCCCCTGGTAAGCTGAGGCGCCtactccccagccccaggactcTCTAGGCCAGCCCACACCTTCCCCACTCAGGAGCCCGAGGCTCTATTGTGAACCTCACCAgtacctcttcttccttcccttctccattcccaccttctgGAATTCCCCATCAGTGCTGCTTTGAAACTCTGGTTCCTTTCCAACCGTTGGCATGATCAGAACCTTCCTGCTCTAAAGCTGAGCACATCCATCTTCCTGAACTCAGTCTGCAGACCAGCCCGGGCTCTCCCTACTGAGGTCACAGGCCACCTCCAGCCTCCGGCTTAAGTCTCTGCTACTGACACAAGATCTCTGCTCACTCCTGTCCAGACTCCCTGAACCTCAGCCTGGCCATGTGCCTGGAGTCCATGCTGCTCTCTCTCACCACCAAATCCAGCCTTCCAAGTGGTCCTCTCACCCACTTGGTCCCTAATTCCACCATGCTGCACCTCCCAGCATGTTGTCTATATGATGCAGCTGTATGCAGTGACAGCCTGCCCCCAAGTGGACCCTCCTGCTCTTTGGATGCTGTCTTATCCTTCTCTAAGGGGGATGGTGGAACTGTCACAGACCCTCCTGCAGCATACATGACCCAGCGCCCACAGGAGATCTCAGACAGTACAGTACACTGTGGGTGTGAAGAGAGCTGGCACAGTTAAGGGGCCGAAGCTCCTCTAAGGCCTtttcaaaaccccaaaaccaacaacaaaaaccacacagatttatttttattttatgtgtatggatgtgtagcctgcaagtatgtctgtgtaccacatgcatgcagtacccacagaggtcagaagagggcactaggtcgcctggaactggagtgagagctggttgtgagctgccatgtgactgCCGGGAAAagccaacccaggtcctctgcaagagcaccaagtgctcttaaccactgagctctctctccagcgcCTCTCAGCTATTTCATTtacatcatgttttctttttgttgaaatAACTCTGGCCAGCAAGcagggccgtggtggtgcacacctttaatctcagcaggctgagttcaaagccagcctattctacagagtgacttccaggatagccagggctatgcagagaaactctgtctcaaaaaactaaaaacccaaaaccaaacaaaacaaaaacctctgggCAAGAAGCTCAACTAAAATATTTACAAGCCAAgtgattccaggccagcctgggctacatgagaccctgtctcaaaagaaagaaagaaagaaaaaggaaaaacaatgtaTCAAGCCAGGAGAGCAGCGTTAAGGCTGCCAAACTGGCACGCCCTTGCAGAAGTGCCCAGTCCGGCTGGACAGCGGACTCACAGCAGTCCACGTGAGGTTCAGTTGTCTTCTTTCCCAACCGTGACTAGGGAGAGACCCATGGGGCAGAGGAGACAGACTGTCAAGCAGCATTTCATCTTTCCTTCGCTGTCACCCCACGAGGCAGACACCATTACCAACCCAGAGGGAAACGagactcagagacacacacacagactgccCAAATGCCACCAAAAATCTCTCAGAAGCCAGGCCCCTGCTGAAAGAGGCCACCAGCACACCTGGCTCTCGGGTGGAAGCCCTGCCCCTTCCAGACAGAGATGTAACTCGAAGTCACCAGAGAGTGACAGCACACCGTCCTTAGAACATACCAATTTTGGCTTCACTTCTAAGGACGGGTTGAGAGGGACATTTGACCAAGCACTGCACCAACAGCAGCACCCTGGTCTAGCAGCTTGCAGtgacaatgggggggggggctcactgTGGCCTCTCCcactccagcagcagcagggtcACTCGAGAGCCTCTGTTCTCCCCTGCAGAAGGCTCATCAGTGGGAACTCTGCCCCCTGCAGCCCAGCTTTTCCCAGGACCGACGGGTCTGTCCTGCTTTGCCTCCTACCATCCCCACCCTGTTCCAACAGCACCAACCCACTTAGAGACTGGGACACCTACTTGTTGTGGGGTAGCCGGGAGCACAAGGTTCTCAGGTCATCTGAAACCAAGGAGACATGAGATTAGATCTGGGGAGACCTGGGTGCTGAGGTCTCAACAAGAATACCGCACAGCCGGCAGCAGAGACTGTCGCAGCAAGTTCCCATCCCTTAGAAGCTGGGTTCTCCTGGGTGGCAGTTTTCACTCTAAATAACAAACCCCAAACGGAAGGAACCATTTGGGAAGGGGTTAGCCCTACTGACAATTTGTTGAGCATCTGGAAAAGAGCCTGAAGTCAGGGCTCTCATCGACTTATCAAATGCCCAGAGTAAAATGGGGAGCTCATCACTGGTAACCCTTTGCTGAGGATGCAGGCACAGTCCATCGGACAGCAGACACAGGGCTGTCGCCGCCGCAGCTCggggtagagtgctcacctagcacaCACGAGGCCCTAGCTCAGTCTCTAGTACTGCCCGCCCTCCCGCCAAAGGAGGCAACCGGACAGCAAACGTATCTGAGCACAGTGGCTCACTCCTGCATTCCTAGCActcaagcagaggcagaaaaagtgccatgagtttcaggctagcctgggctacagagcaggcccctttccccctctctctgtctctctctcacacacagaccccAAACCTTAGTCCTCCAGAGGAAACATTCTGTGTAGAAACATCCAGCAGCCCTGTGCCAAAGAGCCAGGCAATACTAAATGTCCTAGCTAGAGCACATTAGCATGAGGGGACTCTGGGGGATATTCTAGGACTTTCCACCAGCCTCCCTTGTGGTCACCAGGATGGGGAAAAGTCCTAAAATAAGCAAAGGCGGCGTCTGTCTAGGATACCCTGCCTTCCTGCCTACACCACGGGGCCCCGGGGTCAGCACTCACCTCTCGTGCAGAGCAGGGCTCCTGATGCCATGGCGACCTGCAATGCCTGGGCCAAGCGGTCCAGTGCAAGCTCGATCTCCTGGGAGGCATTGAGGGGGTTCAGTTCATCTGCCAGTCTGTTGATCTCCTCCACAAGCGGGACCATGTGGTCAAACAGGATGAGTCCCAGGCGCCCATACAGATTCTTCTCGGTCAGGTGCAGCTGGAGCGTCATAAGGACCTGCAGGACACTCAGGTGAAGCTTCGAGTACAGCAGGTGTGAGTCTCTGTCCGTGCCTGTGCCTGAGTCCTTGGCGGCCTTGTGACCAATGTGGCCATTGGAGAGGCAAGGCTTCTTCCTTTTGTAAGCCAGAGGGGCCTTCACGCACCAGCGGATCAACCCAATGAGGGGTGTGAGCTCTAAGAATCCTATGGGCAGGTTGGCGGCAATGGGAGTATTTAAAAACGTGATGAGAATCAACCTCGGGTCCTCGAAAATCCAGCCGACAATCATTTCAAGCAAGTCCAAAGGTGGGATGAGGTCATCTGCAAAGAGACATTCAGTTGGGAATGGTTCTGGCTTTGGAGACAGGAGCAGAGTGGACAGTGGGCGATGGATGGAAGTTTACGGCCTTCCTGTCTGGTGCCCAAATGTCTACTGCCCAAGTTCCCCCATCTTCCACCTTCTTTCCCACACCTGCTCCATGGGTTAATGTCCTGTCCCCAGTGTCCAGGACCCTACGGCCAAGGTCAagactcaaacacacacacacacaaacctcaaAGCACCCCAATAAGCTGAACTCCCCTGAACTCCATCACTCCcgacacacatatatttatttagttttttttgagGCGGCGGCTTGTGTGCCGtggggcacatgtggaggtcagaggacaacctgcagagcCCCTTCTCGTCCCCCTTTATGAGGGTCCCAGGGATTGTCAGCTGGGTGGCACACGCTTCTACGCACTGAGCCCTCCCACCCACCAGCTCCTAGCTCAAAACTACTGGCATACGTCATCTGTCTCTGGGTATAGGTTTCCACCCTATATCCAGTGTCTCCTCCACAGTACAGTGAGAGCTATGGCGGCCTTCAAAGAGTAGCCTGGAGTCTTGTCAGGCATCTGCCAACTGCCAAAGGCCACCTCAGCTCCAAAGCTGGAACCCTTATCAACAAACCAGCGGGACTCCTGAACAGCATTGATGAGGACAGAGTTGGCACTAACTCTGGGCCCATTATGTGTCAGGTGCTGGTCCTGGTCCTTTATACAGACCCAACCACTTAATCCACACAGCACCCCAGACTGTTGCCCCAGAAAACAGAGGCAAGGTGCTGTTGAGTCCTTTCTTGGGACTCTTAGAAGCACACGGTGAGCTCGTATCTGAGCCTGGCTTTTTCACCACCAGGCTACACTGCCCAATTTGCAACCGCTGGTATGTGCTCAGGCTGGCTGTGGCCCAGCCTCCTCTCTGGGAAGAAGCATTCTCAGCTCACGGGAAAACAAAGCACGGCGAGTCCCTTCCTATACTCTGCTCAAGCATGGCAGGGCAGGACTTGGGGAGCACAGCACATGCTCCCTCTATTGGAATAAGGTCTCCAGCCTCGTCTCCTCTGCAGACGGTCCTTTCTCAGACTGTCCCTATGTCCCTCCTCTGCGGTACATGCGACCCTCCAGCAGTGGGTAGCAGCTGTAGTCTACAACCTCCCTATGGCAGTCCTGCCTCTGGCCCTCGATTCCCCAAGAGTTACCTCTGAGTAATGCCATCTCCATTCCCAATATGTTCCCAGGCCTCAGTAGAGACACTCGCAGTGGCCAGAAGGCAGCATGTGCATAGGTGAAGGTGTGCATCTGCGCCCTGGGCATGCATGCACAGGGAGGGCATGTGCTCAGTGACTGAATTCCCCATCTCCACACAGGAGACCTGTGCTCTTGAATCTGTCTAGCAAGAGGTGGTACCGCGTGGTTAGGGGATTCCTTCCTTTTGCTGGCTTGCAGAAACAGACCACCCCATATGCTGGCGGCAGCAGCATCCAAAGGCAGCACTGCTCGCCATTTTGACAACTGTCTTCAGGGCTGGAGCCAGTGCTGAGTGGCTGGTCACGGTGGCTTATATGAAAATATCCTGTCTTGGATACACAACACAACAGTGGCTCCCGAGCCTGACTTCCCATTCCAGACGCAGTTCACCTGCTCTCAATGTCAAGGCCAGCTTCCATCCTGTTGGTCTAAGGTCTGTAAGGAACTGCAACGAGGTGAACTAGGTCTAGTGACATCTCTGCCACTGGAAACAAAGGCGGAGTACAATCGCTGGCTGTTGACCGCTCTTGGGAACTTTGGCAAGAGTGACCAAGGAAGCTCTACCTTGGCAGCAGGGCTCTGCTTCACAGGACCTGCCAATCTCAGAGGCAGACTGCTGGAGGAAAGAGCATAGGGCTACAAGGGAATGCATCCCTACACTATTTCCAAATGAATGTTCTAGAGAGTAACACagtttaggtttatttattttattttatgcacaagTGTTTTGCCTCCGTGTGTCTATATGCACTATATGCATGCAACTCAACCTGCGTCCTCTGTAAAAgcgacaagtgctcttaactgctgagccatctctccagcctgagagcaataaagtttaaatgcaataaaaaggATAAGAAGGGAGACCCACATATAATAAAGGGGGTTGATGAACAGAAATAGGAAATGTTCCCGAAGGCTCTCAAACAAGTAGTGTCCTgtgcatctgcctctgcccctgagcaCAAAAGCAGGCCCAGAGCTTTACTCCAcagaaagccacacacacacacatacctttccATTGTGGGAAAACAGTGACCCTGAGCCACACAACACTGCAGGGGCCACAGGGGCCACAGAGGTGCACGGACTGACGCAGAGAAGCCCTATTTACTGACCTTGTTCCTGGAAACCTGTCCATGACAGAGGAAATGGCTGGCAAAGCCTGGGCTGTGGAGGCCTCAGCCCTCTACCCCCATTTAACCAGTCAGTCGACTtctactgtttgtttttaatggggaATCTGACCAGAGAATGCTACTACTCGACAGGGACAAGGGACACTTGGGATTCCCTGCTCAAAGCCAAATCTCATGGCTCGCCTGGGAATCTCTACTGACAGCTGCTGAGGAAGTCTCAAAACTGTCTTAAATAGAGAAACTGGGACCGAGGAAGAATTGCAGCTAAAAAGGTTTACCTGACAGCGCCATGGTGCAGGGGGCAAAGGTACTTggcgccaagcctgacaacccagtTCCACTCACAGGACACAAATGGTGGaaggagttgtcctctgacctcctcacacatGCAGTGGCATGcaagtgcccacacacatacacacacaaaataaataaatgtaacatgaaaaaaaaaaaggtttaactccaaggctggagagatggctcaacagttaagatcactagctgcccttccagaagacctgggtggctcactactgtctgtaattATAGTCCCAGGGCATCCGACATCCTCTCCTGgtcttcatgggcaccaggcatgcatgtgatgcacagatatacatgcaggcaaaacatccacacacagaagaaaaagaggaagagaggaggaagatggggaggaggagaaggagaaaccttaaataataaaatagccaggcggtggtggtgcacgtctttaatcccagcactcaggaggcagaggtaggcggatctctgtgcatttgaggccagcctgggctacagagtgagttccaggataggatccaaagctacacagagaaaccctgtcccaaaaaacaaaaaaaataaaaaaatagccgggcggtggtgacacacacctttaatcccagcactcgggaggcagaggcaggtggatctctgtgagttcgaggccagcctgggctaccaagtgagttcc
This window contains:
- the C23H7orf26 gene encoding uncharacterized protein C7orf26 homolog isoform X3, translated to MSDIRHSLLRRDALSAAKEVLYHLDIYFSSQLQSAPLPIVDKGPVELLEEFVFQRLNSLQELQLLEIMCSYFQEQSKDSVRQIIFSSLFSPQGNKADDSRMSLLGKLVSMAVAVCRIPVLECAASWLQRTPVVYCVRLARALVDDYCCLVPGSVQTLKQIFSASPRFCCQFITSVTALYDLSSDDLIPPLDLLEMIVGWIFEDPRLILITFLNTPIAANLPIGFLELTPLIGLIRWCVKAPLAYKRKKPCLSNGHIGHKAAKDSGTGTDRDSHLLYSKLHLSVLQVLMTLQLHLTEKNLYGRLGLILFDHMVPLVEEINRLADELNPLNASQEIELALDRLAQALQVAMASGALLCTRDDLRTLCSRLPHNNLLQLVISGPVQQSPHTALPPGFYPHIHTPPLAYGAVPAHPAAHPALPTHPGHTFISGVTFPFRPIR
- the C23H7orf26 gene encoding uncharacterized protein C7orf26 homolog isoform X4, which codes for MCSYFQEQSKDSVRQIIFSSLFSPQGNKADDSRMSLLGKLVSMAVAVCRIPVLECAASWLQRTPVVYCVRLARALVDDYCCLVPGSVQTLKQIFSASPRFCCQFITSVTALYDLSSDDLIPPLDLLEMIVGWIFEDPRLILITFLNTPIAANLPIGFLELTPLIGLIRWCVKAPLAYKRKKPCLSNGHIGHKAAKDSGTGTDRDSHLLYSKLHLSVLQVLMTLQLHLTEKNLYGRLGLILFDHMVPLVEEINRLADELNPLNASQEIELALDRLAQALQVAMASGALLCTRDDLRTLCSRLPHNNLLQLVISGPVQQSPHTALPPGFYPHIHTPPLAYGAVPAHPAAHPALPTHPGHTFISGVTFPFRPIR
- the C23H7orf26 gene encoding uncharacterized protein C7orf26 homolog isoform X1, whose protein sequence is MSDIRHSLLRRDALSAAKEVLYHLDIYFSSQLQSAPLPIVDKGPVELLEEFVFQVPKERGAQPKRLNSLQELQLLEIMCSYFQEQSKDSVRQIIFSSLFSPQGNKADDSRMSLLGKLVSMAVAVCRIPVLECAASWLQRTPVVYCVRLARALVDDYCCLVPGSVQTLKQIFSASPRFCCQFITSVTALYDLSSDDLIPPLDLLEMIVGWIFEDPRLILITFLNTPIAANLPIGFLELTPLIGLIRWCVKAPLAYKRKKPCLSNGHIGHKAAKDSGTGTDRDSHLLYSKLHLSVLQVLMTLQLHLTEKNLYGRLGLILFDHMVPLVEEINRLADELNPLNASQEIELALDRLAQALQVAMASGALLCTRDDLRTLCSRLPHNNLLQLVISGPVQQSPHTALPPGFYPHIHTPPLAYGAVPAHPAAHPALPTHPGHTFISGVTFPFRPIR